ACTTGAGTATAAATGGATTCAAATTTCTGGAACAACTGTTACATTGTCTAATTCAACATCATCAAAAGCAAGTTTCACTGCACTTGGTGGTAATCCTTTGACTTTTGAGCTTACTGTTACAGACAAAGAAGGGCTTTATTCAAAAGACACAGTAACAATACATTTTGACGGAACAACTCCCAATGGGAATCATCCTATAGCTGATGCAGGTTCAGATAAAACAGTATATGGCGGAAATACAGTAATATTGGATGGCTCTAATTCTTCTGACCCTGATGATGGCATTGCTTCTTATTTGTGGACACAGAAGAATGCTCCTTGGCCAATTAACACAACACCTGTAACTATATTGAATGCAGGTTCAGCTAAGGCATCTTTTATTGCACCAGATACGTCAGAAACTCTTACTTTCATATTAACCGTAACGGATTTTAGCGGTCTTTCGAGTTCTGATACGGCTTCTATTGAGGTTAAACCAAATGACGGGACTAAAAATCCACCTATAGCTGATGCTGGACAAAATCATACAGTTACAGGTGGAGAGACAGTTACGCTTAATGGATCAAATTCTTCTGACCCTGATGATGGCATTGCTTCTTATAAATGGGTTCAGAAAGGAGGTAAAACTGTTACATTATCTAATGCCAATTCTGTACAAACAACCTTTATAGCTCCTGAGGCAGAAACAACTGATTTAATTTTATCATTTGAACTAACGGTAACTGATAAAGGTGGATTGAGCAGCTCTAATACTGTTAATATAACCATAGAAGCTTCATCTGTAGGCAAACCTCCTGTTGCAGATGCTGGAAGTGATAAAATTGTTAAATCTGGAGATACTGTTGAATTAGATGGTTCAAAATCGTTAGATCCAGATGGCTCTATATTTTCATATAAATGGGAGCAAACATCAGGCATTGAGGTAGCTCTAACAGGTTATAATAAAGCTAATCCGACTTTTACTGCTCCGACAATTCAAACTCCTTCAGAGACTCTTGTTTTTGAACTTACGGTAACTGATAATGATGGACTTACAGGTAAGAGCAATGTAACTATCATTGTAAGTGCTGGCGGGAATATTCCTCCGATTGCTGACGCAGGACCTAATCAAAAAGTTTCAAGGGGAGCGACTGTTACTTTAAATGCCCTTAACTCTTCTGACCCTGATGGAAGCATAGTTTCCATTAAATGGGAGCAAACATCTGGCACAAGTGTTTCTTTATCAGAAGATTCATCTTCAGCTACTTTCATTGTTCCAAGCACAGGAGCCAGCGCCGAAAAATTAACATTTCAATTAACAGTTACAGATAATCAAGGATTATCTACGACAGACAGTATTGATATTATAATCAGTGAGGGCGGACAATATCCTCCATTTGCAGTTGCTGGTGACGATAAACCGATTTTTGTAGGCGATAAAGTTTATTTGGATGGTTCAAATTCTTCAGACCCTGACGGAGAAGTTGTTACTTATCAATGGACGCAGTTAGATCCTCCATGGCCACTGCCTCCAAGTACAAAAGTAAGTATTTCTAATGCTAATTCAGCCAAAGCAAGTTTTACTGCTCCAACTCCTAAGGGTGATGTTGAATCTTTTACTTTCCAGCTTACGATAACTGACGATGATGGAAATCCAAGCACCGATACAATTGTAATTAAAGTTGTAAGTAATAATTCTAAGCCTGTTGCAAACGCTGGTAATGATATAACGGTAGATGTTGGAGCCAAAGTTGTTCTTGATGGAACAGCATCATCTGACCCTGAAGGAGCTACGTTAATTTATGATTGGACTCAAACAGGAGGCGTTTTTGTATTATTATCAGGTGCCGATACCTCTCAAGCTTTTTTTACGGCTCCAGACATTGGAACAAGCACAAGCACTATTTTATCATTTAAACTTCAAGTTAAAGACGACATTGGGTTTATTTCGGAAGATACTACCGTAGTAAAAATAGAAAAGAATAATGCCGCCCCTATTGCAGAAGCTGGCGATAACCAAAGCGTAAGCGCTGGAGAACAAGTATTTTTAGATGGTTCTAAATCAAATGATCCTGATGGAAATTCAATAAAATATAAATGGACTCAAATTGGTGGCCAAGAAGTTGTTTTATTTAATTCAGGTACCGCTACTCCTCTCTTTTATGCGCCTAATTTAGGTCAAACAGGTGGAACCCTTACTTTTCAATTAACTGTAACTGATTCATGGGGAGTTGGATCAAAAGATACAGTAATGGTTAATATAGTATGGCTTAATACTGCCCCAATTGCTAACGCTGGAGAACATCAAGTTGTTACTGAAGGGGAGATTGTAACTCTTGACGCTTCTAAGTCAAATGATTTAGAAGGTAACATTACGTCTTATACTTGGGTTCAAACCAGTGGAACTGCAGTTTTAATGGCTGATCCTACTTCTGCTGTAACAACTTTTACTGCTCCAAGCGTCGGAGTAGATGGAGTTATGCTGATTTTTAAAGTTATAGTTACGGACTCAGGAGGCCTAAAAGACTCAAAAGAAGTAACTGTAATTGTCGAAGATAATGGAGCTCAAGATAATGGTTCCGAAGATAATGGCTCCCAAGATAACCCAATTGAGCCCGATAAAAAAGGCGGTGGCGGTGGTTGTTTTATTGGGATATTAAGCAGTTCTTATTAGGTTCAAAAAAGAATCCAACATAATTAAAAACAATAAAAGGGCATATTAAATATGCCCTTTTTATGTTTTGTGTTTTAACTTAGGAATAGAAATTAAATTAAATAATTTCCCACTTTCTGTAGGGGCGACCGGCTGGTCGCCCTTGGGGATTATTACTTAATGGCACTGGCCGACCAGACGGTCGCTTATACTACTTATCTAATGAGACTCCATAATACACCAGCGGCAATAGCTGAGCCTATAACACCCGAAACATTAGGAGCCATTGCGTGCATAAGCAAAAAGTTTGTCGGATCTTCAGCCTGACCAACCATTTGTGAAACGCGAGCAGAATCAGGAACTGCTGAAACTCCAGCGGAGCCTATCAAAGGATTTATTTTATGTTTTAAGAAAAGATTCATGAACTTAGCAAATAATACTCCACAAGCGCTTGCAACGCCAAATGCACAAGCTCCAAGAACAAAAATTCCTAAAGAACGCGGAGTTAAAAAAACATCAGCTTGCGTGCTTGCGCCTACTGTAAGGCCTAATAAGATTGTTGCACTATCAAGAATTGATGTTCTAGCTGCTTGAGCAAGTCTTTCAACAACACCTGCTTCTTTTAAAAGATTACCTAAAAAAAGCATACCTAAAAGAGGAAGAGCTGCGGGAGCAATTAAACAGCATAAAATAAAACCCGCTATCGGAAATATTATTTTTTCTCTTTGAGATACTTCACGGGGTTCTTCCATTCTGATTAATCTTTCTTTGCGGGTAGTAAGAAGTTTCATTATAGGCGGCTGAATAACTGGAACAAGAGCCATATATGAATATGCAGCAACAGCTATTGGACCTATCAAATTCGGAGCTAATTTCGCTGTAAGGAATATTGCTGTAGGCCCATCAGCTCCACCAATTATAGCAATTGAAGCAGCTTCATTTGGAAGAAAACCAAGAGCAAGCGCGCCTAAAAAGGTAAGAAATATACCCATTTGAGCTGCAGCTCCAAGAAGCATTAATACAGGTCTTGCCAGCATAGTTGAAAAATCAGTCATAGCACCTATACCGAGAAATATCAAAGGAGGATATACACCAGATGTAACTCCCCAATATAAATAATGAAGCACACTATTGTCTTCATATAGAGACAGTCCTAATCCTTTAAAAACAGGAATATTACCAACTAAAATTCCAAAACCAATTGGAACGAGTAAGAAAGGTTCATAATGTTTTGCTATTCCAAGATAAATAAATATACATCCCACAATAATCATTATGAAATGACGATAATCGCCAAGATAAAAACCAGTATTTTGAAAAAACTCTAAAAACAGAGTATCCATATCACTACACCTCTTCTATACTTTTGATATAATATTTTTATAAGCTTTTTGACTCCAATGAAATAAACCTTTGCCATCCGGAATTATTAGTTCTGCTTTTAAAAGCTCATTAATTGTAGAGTAAGGCTTCAGAAGGCCTCTGTTTTCAGATAATCTAAGCAATTTAGGAAGAGAAAAAGTTTTTCCAAATATTTTAGAAACTAAGTAAAACTCCCTTGTTGATTCTAATAAATACGGAGAAATTATTTCAACTTCTTTGGGTTTAATCATATCATCCCATGAATTTTTTAAATTCCCAATATAAAGGTGCCTTTTTTCAAAAAAATCTAAAAGTTTGTGAAGCTGGGAAATAATCGTTGAAAGCATAACGAGACAGGCAAAAACGATTGTTATACCTACAATACTGATCGCCCAACCGTTACTTTTTGCAATTGCTTCTAAACCGTACAATTCTTACCTCCTTTTTTTAAAATTTATTAATAAGTTAGTTACTCAGTGCCTTTAACAAAAGGCATTCTTTCCTGAACAATTTTATCTAATTTTGTCATTATTTTTTTGCCAAAATTAGTATCTTCCTCTATTAACTTACGAAACTTGCTTCCTTTAATTTCAGCTAATTCTCCATCGGTCAGAGCTACTCCGCTTCCTTTATAGAAGTGAGGACTAATGATTGATGACCATCCTAATATATCCCCCCTACTGTGCAAAGTGAATGCCTGACCATTTTTAAATTCAACCATATAGCTCCCTGATAACACTATAAAAAAAGAAGAGGCTTCTTTTCCGCGTTGCATAAACTCTTCACCTTCAACAACTTTTGTTAATTCAGAAATTAAAGATATTTTTTCAAGTTCTGAAGTCGTTAATCCGTTAAAAAGGTCAATTGATTTTAATATTTCTTTGTTAACTGTATCCATATCTCCACCTCTTTAATTAAAAATTTTGAAATATTTTTTAATCATCATCGTCAGTTTCAGCCTCCATTACCATTATTCCAATACGGCCTTGAGACTTAATTTTAGTAGATATATCATAGGCTTTGCCTTTTATGATTACTTCCATCCCTGTTTTTACTGCTTCTTCAATTGTGCTTAAAGAAGGACTGCCCTTCTTAATGTAAAAAAATACTTCTCTGTTTTTGTCTCGATAGCACACCCAGCCTTTGTCTCTGCTTACTTTTGAATATTCAGGCATATACCATGATGAAGGGTCTTGAGAACCTATTTTTGTTTTTGTTTGAATATACATACCATCTGGTTTGCTTGCAATAGTTTTTGTACCCTTTTTATTTGGTCTTACATCTTCCCATTCCATTTCTTCAAATTCTATATCTTCACTAACTGCACCATCACCCGTCTTGCTTTTATATGCTTGAAATGCACCGCCAATACCATTTGCTTGAACTCCTTTATTTTTTAAATCATCAGCAAATAGAAGCACATTAGACCAGTCGTTTCCTGGGTCCCAAATAGGAGCAAAATTAACTTTTCCTGTTCCTGCAGAACCCTGGAGTGGAAGTCCGAACATGGATCTCCATTGATTCATTGTATCCATATTAACTTTACCACCACCTTGGCTTGCAATTTGATTCATAAATTTATCAAAAAAGAATTTATCCATATTTTTAAACTTTGGATCAGCTTCTACATTTGCCTTACTTTGCTTTGAACATGCATATTTTTTTTTGCATTTATCTCCAGAAAGGTCAGATGGATTATCGACTATTAAGGTAGCACCACTTTTTGCTTGATCCCAATATCTATAATGACCTTGGGTGTGACTAAAAAATACATTTCCGATATATCTCCCAAATCTATTGCCAAAACCGTTATTAATTCCAAATCCGGCAAAAGCAAGAATATTATCTTGGATAGTAAGCCTTGTTTGACGGCCTTGTAAAATGTTGTAATCTTCTCCATTAAGTTCCCAGTTAAAAACAAGCGTATTATTTTTTATTAAGGCACATCCTCCATTTGGAACATTTTTATCATCCAAATTTCCAGCTCTAAAATCAATGCTCTGCATCAAAGTGTTAATTATAATATTGTTACTTACTTCTCCCCAGTCATCGCCTGATTCTGCATCTTCGTCCTTATCAACCTTTGTTCCTAAAGCATTCATTAAGATGCCAGGTCCAGCTATATTCATTATTATGTTATTTCTAACTTTAACGCCGGGCTTATTAAATTGAAGTCCTGGGGTTCCAATAGGTCCAAGAGATAAACTTAAATCTTCATTTGGTTTATATTTATGCCTTGTATATCCATCAATAACAAATCCATCAATGACAAAGCCCGTATGATCTGATTCTCCAACTACTATTCCTTTAGGATTATACGAAGCTTTTGTTTGAGGTACATTTTGTCGTTTCACTAATTCTGTACATCTGGGGCTTTCTCTACACATTTTAGGGTCAGGATCTTCTCCTCTCATAAGCCTTGTTATGTTTTTAAAAGGATTACGCTCTGAAAAATCTTTGTTATATCCTCCAACCAACGTAATATTAGGCTTATCTATAACAAATTTGCCACAACCTCCCGCTCCGAAATAATCTCCAATAGCCACATGGATAACATCTCCGCTAAACGCATCCCTTAAAGCATCATCAACGCTACCATAAGGAAAAGCCTTTGTCCCCTCACCATTGGAATCGCTTCTAACATAAATGTCTTTAGCGTTTAAAGAAAAGGGGATTGCTACAATGAGAAATAAACAAAAAACAAACAAAATACTTTGTTTTTTCTTCATAAACTAAGTCTCCTTAATTTTTTACAATAATAGTTAAGTTTATAAATTAAGCTATTTGCAATACTGTAAAAAAAAATATTTGTAAATATAAAAATATCTTAATACTTTATAATATTGTATTATTCAATCGGCCAATAGTTTGTGTCAAATATCTGCTCCTTAGAAAAAGGACATATTTGTGGGAAATCAAATTCAGGAATACCTGTTTCAACTGAAGCAGAAATAATAGCTGATTCAAATGCATCTGGAATAAAATTATCAATTTGGGATTTAAGGCTTGGATTATCTTTTAATAATTTTAGAACCCTTCTTCGTTGTTCTTTTATAGTTCCCTGCCAGCTTGAAGAACGCATAGATGGCTGATATTCCCATTTAAGCAGATGCGCAAGCAAAACTCCTATACGGTTAATCAATTCTCTTTTTGTGCTTATTCCCATATCTTTAAGCTCCTCTACAACATGTTCTAAATCTATCTCAGAAAATTTTCTTTGCCGAATAAGGTTTGCATTTTCTATGGTCCATGCATAAAAATCCTGTTCATAAAGATTTTTATCCATAAAAGTATCCTCCATCTTAAATTTTAGTGAGTAATCTCGTAAAATAAATGATATCTAATTCAGCTTATTAAGGCCAAACTTAAAGGCTAATTCAAATTTTGCTACCTAAAAATAGAAATCATATGTCATTTTTTTGCATAGGATTAATTTGGAATTCTATTGATTCCCATAAGATTTTAAAAGCCCAGTAAGAAATGTCCATACTTTATGTATTGAGCTGATATTAAGCCTTTCATTTGGAGAATGGGGATTTTCTAACTTAGGGCCGCAAGAAATTACATCCATTTCATCAAATTTTGAAGCTATTATACCTGCTTCAAGACCAGCATGAACGATTAATCCTATCGGATCCTTTAAAAATATATCCTGATAAACTTGTTTACATCGTTTTAATAGCTTTGATTCAAAATCAGGATACCAAGGAGGATAGTGCCTGCCTGTATTAGCTTTTCCACCTGATAAAAAGACTGTCGCCTCGATTTTATTAGTTATTTCTGAAAGCCTCGATACTATAGAGCTTCTTTGGCTTGTTAATATTTCAAGGGAATTATTTTTTATATCAACAATAGCTAAATTATTTGATGTTTCAACTAATTTTTCACTAAGTTCAGAAAGTCTATAAACTCCATGGGGCAGAGCCATAAGAAGATTTACAGCCTTTTTAGTATCAAAGGACAATGCTGCATCTTTATATTGATCAAGGCATTCAGCTATTGAAACAGATATTTTTTTTTCTGAAGAAAACTCATTTTGGACTGTAGCATAAAATTGACCCATAGCTTTTTTTATGCTTAACAATAATGATGAATCAAAAGCAATTATGGCTGAAGCTTCCCTTGGAATTGCATTATGAGCTGATCCTCCTTTAATTGATATCAGCCTGAAATCAACCGAATCAAGGGATTCATATAAAGCTCGTGTAAGAATTTGTATTGCATTTGCTCGATGTTTATTTATATCAATTCCCGAATGACCTCCCATTATGCCATCAACTTTTAGAACAAATGATCCGTAGTTTTCAGGTAAAGGCGCATATTCAAGGGAAAGTGCAATCTTAGTTTCATTTCCTCCAGAGCAGCCAATTATAAAGTATTCATCATCTTCTGTATCTAAATTTATTAATATTCGTCCTTTAAGTATATCTGGATCAAGAGCATTAGCTCCATTTAAACCTGTTTCTTCATCTACTGTAAACAATAATTCAATATCAGGATGTTCAATTGTTTTATCTTTTCCAATTGCAAGGGCTATCGCCATACCAATGCCATTATCCGCTCCAAGACTTGTTTCACTTGCGGTTACCCAATCCCCGTCATAAACAAGTTTTATAGGATCCTTTGAAAAATCATGGGAAGATTCTTTATTTTTTTCACATACCATATCCATGTGGCTTTGCAATATCAATATAGGAGAATTTTCATATCCTTTTGTAGC
This is a stretch of genomic DNA from Desulfobacterales bacterium. It encodes these proteins:
- a CDS encoding aminoacyl-histidine dipeptidase, which codes for MKEILDIFEKISSIPRCSKNEGQISQWLCEWAKDNGFKWNSDKSGNIVMNIPATKGYENSPILILQSHMDMVCEKNKESSHDFSKDPIKLVYDGDWVTASETSLGADNGIGMAIALAIGKDKTIEHPDIELLFTVDEETGLNGANALDPDILKGRILINLDTEDDEYFIIGCSGGNETKIALSLEYAPLPENYGSFVLKVDGIMGGHSGIDINKHRANAIQILTRALYESLDSVDFRLISIKGGSAHNAIPREASAIIAFDSSLLLSIKKAMGQFYATVQNEFSSEKKISVSIAECLDQYKDAALSFDTKKAVNLLMALPHGVYRLSELSEKLVETSNNLAIVDIKNNSLEILTSQRSSIVSRLSEITNKIEATVFLSGGKANTGRHYPPWYPDFESKLLKRCKQVYQDIFLKDPIGLIVHAGLEAGIIASKFDEMDVISCGPKLENPHSPNERLNISSIHKVWTFLTGLLKSYGNQ
- a CDS encoding OadG family protein, which codes for MYGLEAIAKSNGWAISIVGITIVFACLVMLSTIISQLHKLLDFFEKRHLYIGNLKNSWDDMIKPKEVEIISPYLLESTREFYLVSKIFGKTFSLPKLLRLSENRGLLKPYSTINELLKAELIIPDGKGLFHWSQKAYKNIISKV
- a CDS encoding sodium ion-translocating decarboxylase subunit beta yields the protein MDTLFLEFFQNTGFYLGDYRHFIMIIVGCIFIYLGIAKHYEPFLLVPIGFGILVGNIPVFKGLGLSLYEDNSVLHYLYWGVTSGVYPPLIFLGIGAMTDFSTMLARPVLMLLGAAAQMGIFLTFLGALALGFLPNEAASIAIIGGADGPTAIFLTAKLAPNLIGPIAVAAYSYMALVPVIQPPIMKLLTTRKERLIRMEEPREVSQREKIIFPIAGFILCCLIAPAALPLLGMLFLGNLLKEAGVVERLAQAARTSILDSATILLGLTVGASTQADVFLTPRSLGIFVLGACAFGVASACGVLFAKFMNLFLKHKINPLIGSAGVSAVPDSARVSQMVGQAEDPTNFLLMHAMAPNVSGVIGSAIAAGVLWSLIR
- a CDS encoding cyclic nucleotide-binding domain-containing protein, with the protein product MDTVNKEILKSIDLFNGLTTSELEKISLISELTKVVEGEEFMQRGKEASSFFIVLSGSYMVEFKNGQAFTLHSRGDILGWSSIISPHFYKGSGVALTDGELAEIKGSKFRKLIEEDTNFGKKIMTKLDKIVQERMPFVKGTE
- a CDS encoding DUF29 domain-containing protein, giving the protein MDKNLYEQDFYAWTIENANLIRQRKFSEIDLEHVVEELKDMGISTKRELINRIGVLLAHLLKWEYQPSMRSSSWQGTIKEQRRRVLKLLKDNPSLKSQIDNFIPDAFESAIISASVETGIPEFDFPQICPFSKEQIFDTNYWPIE